The sequence below is a genomic window from Pseudorca crassidens isolate mPseCra1 chromosome 20, mPseCra1.hap1, whole genome shotgun sequence.
CACTATCTTGGTACCACTGGTCCCCTAGGCCTGGGCTGAGGCCAGTGGTGCCTACACTCCTGGGAAGGATAAGCCGGACCTGCCCACCTGGAAGAGGAATTTCCGGTCCGCCCTGAACCGGAAGGAAGCGTTGCGTTTAGCAGAGGACCACAGCAAGGACCCCCACAACCCGCACAAGATCTATGAGTTTGTGACCTCAGGTGTGCTGCAAGTGAGGCTTCACTTAGAGGGATGGGATTTCGACTGTCCCTAGCGCCCCCACTCCACTTCCCACCTTTCTCCACAGGAGTTGGGAACTTAGCTGAGCCAGACACCTCTCTAGACACCAATGGCAGATGCAGTACCTCTGATATCCAGGTAAGAATGCGCCCCGACCATCCTGCTCTCTGCCCcatcccctctctgtgtcctcatggGCCTATTCAGGCCTCATCTTCTTCCCCTGCACCATCACCCCAGGCTCCATTCTGTCCCATGCAGTCTGTCCCCAACCTGACTCAGTGCTGaccctgtccccccaccccctgcccacagccctccaTGGCTTCCCAGCATCCTCAGGAGAAAATTCAGAGCTTTCAACAGGCATTCAAGGCCCTAATCCACCTTTCTAGAATTTAATAGCTTTCCTCCCTGTGCAGGGTTCTCTCAGCGTTTTGGGAACTCAGAACCTCTCCTTGATCTTGCTGATGTCTGTGCCAGGGGAAGTCCCCTCTGAAATTCTTCCCAGCCCTCTCTGCCCGCGTCTTGCTTGCAGAGAGCCAGATCCTTGGGTGGAATTAGCTGCTCCCCTCAGGCCACTGTAGTGCCCGGCATACATCAAAGCTGTACATACTTTACTGTCTGTGCCCCAGGTTAGAAGCCCCTTGAGGGCAAAGCTCAGGTCTGTCTCCTCTCTGGGTCCCCACATCGCTGAGCACAAAGCTTGGTCCATGGGAAGTCTCCAGAACAAGGCTGTGGAAATAcctggatcctttttttttttcctctccaggaAGACATTCTGGAGAAGTTACTGAGCGACATGGACTTGGCCCCAGATGGAGGGCCCTCAAGTCTGACCATGGCCCCTGAGAACCCCCCTCAGCTCTTGCTGGGCCCCAACTTAGATGTCCCTGCTCCTTGCCCAATGCCGGGACCGCCTGAAAACCCACTGAAGCAGCTGTTGGTGAGCGGGGAAGGTGAGCGCCAGCtgtgggtgggaggggtgggaggggtgggaggggttaGGGCTGGGCCGCAAGCCCCCTGACGTTCCctcattctctctccccttcacattactgctgctgctgctcagaGTGGGAGTTCGAGGTGACCGTCTTCTACCGGGGCTGCCAAGTCTTCCAGCAGACTGTCTTCTGCCCGGGGGGCCTGCGGCTGGTGGGATCAGAAGCAGGGGACAGGACACTGCCTGGGCAGCCAATAAGACTGCCAGACCCCGCGGCGTCCCTGACAGACAGGGGCGTGACAGACTACGTGCAGCGGGTGCTGAGCTGCCTGGGCGGGGGACTAGCTCTGTGGAGGGCTGGGCAGTGGCTCTGGGCCCAGAGGCTGGGGCACTGCCATGTGTACTGGGCCGTGGGCGAGGAACTCCTCCCCAACAGTGGTCACAGGCCTGATGGTGAGGTGCCCAAGGACAGGGAAGGAGGCGTGTTCAACATGGGGCCCTTCATAGCAGGTGAGTGAGGTGGGGCCTTAGCTCTGCTGTGGAAACGGCAGGCAATGGTGGTTAAAAACTCTGGGGTCAGGAGGTTTGGGATCGAATTCAGACCCTGCTGCTCTGCTTGTGATTGAACCTGTGGGGAGAAGGACTGGACTGCTCTGAACCTCTGGAGTCTAAGGACTGTCTCCTCTCTCTCACCTGCCCAGAGCTGGCAGGAGGCACAGGGCCCAGCGTACAGAAGGTGCTTCGGGGAATTAGCTGCCATAGTCGTTATCATTTATTACAATTATGGTGGAAAGACAGATGCAGGAGAAAGAAATCATTTAGGGCTTTGCTCTCCAAACAGACCTTTCTGCAATGATGCAAATGCTCTGTATTTCCACTGCCCAATATGGTATCCACTAGCTACAAATGGCTACTGAGTACTTAGATGAGGTGAGTGCAAATGAGGAAGTgagttttttaagttttatttgattttaattagaTACAATTAAAACTTGAATAGCCGTGGTGGCTAATGGCTACATATTGGACAGCATGGCCTTGAAGGGTTAAAGAGCAGTAACCACCAACCACCTTCAACTCCAGAATCACTGAGCATCCTTGGGGAAGTGGACTCCCCTTCTGGGCCTGTTTCCCCATCCAAAtgctgaggctccaggaggtGTGTGTGGAGGCCTACCTTCCAGCCCAGCCCCGATGGAAGGGAGGAGGAACATTTCAGCTTGTGCCAGAACTGGAGGGACTTTCCCCAAATCAATAGCCCCCTGGTCATGGTGGCAGAGATATGTTGAGCTTTAGATCAGGGAGGAAGATGAGGATGTTACTGAGGTtttgggggagcagggaggggcaggtagAGGGTCTTCTTCCCATCCCTGACTAGGTTCCTGGGCCCCCAGATCTGATTGCCTTCATCGAAGGAAGCAGACGCTCACCACGCTACACCCTCTGGTTCTGTGTGGGGCAGTCATGGCCCCAGGACCAACCATGGATCAAGAGGCTCGTGATGGTCAAGGTACTGCAGCCCCAGGCTCCTGGAGCTGAGGGGTAGATCCTAAAAGGGAGGAGGTTGCTTCTGGGAACTACAACTCCCACAGTCCCCTCGGAGAAACTACAACTCCTAAGAGTCTCTGCAAGTACCAGTTCCTCCTCAGGAGCTTCTGGTGTCCCTCCCACGGCCTCACCCCCAAAGCCTATATTTGCGTTCTCCCAACCATGTGGAAGTTGGTGGACTACAAGTCCTAGCAGCCTGTGTGAGGTACTACAGCTCCCAGGAGTCCTTCTGATCACAAGCTGCTCAGCTCTAGCTTCCAGGAACCCCTCAGCAGCCTCAGCCCTAAGAACCATTTATGGTCTCCCTTGGTGGTGAATATGGGGAAAACTGTAACGCCCAGCAGCCCTGGGCCTAACGGTTCATCCTGGGTTACAGGGGGGGCTGTCGGGAATTGTAGTCTACTCAACCCATCCCCGACAGTAGACGGTGCTGGGTGTTTCCCCTGACTgtttctcccccacctccctcaggTTGTCCCCATGTGCCTCAGAGCCCTGCTAGACATGGCACGGGTAGGGGGTGCCTCCTCCCTGGAGAACACTGTGGACCTTCACATTTCTAACAGCCACCCACTCTCCCTCACCTCAGACCAGTACAAGGCCTACCTCCAGGACCTGGTCGAGGACATGGACTTCTAGGTCACTGGGGAGGCCTGAGCCCTCAACTTCCACCTCGACCAATAAACTGGCTCCGGCCATGGTCATCACTTGTCTGTCTGGTGTTCACTTTCCCTGGGCCAGCCCTGACCCAAGTTGGGGGTTATTCCTTCTTAAGGCCCGTTTATCCATCTGTGCAAGCCACTCATATCCTAGGTGCTCACTGCATAAAGGCCAGGCGCTGTGCAGGGGGCAGCTGACACTCCTTACCTCTTCCCTGTGGCCTGGTGAGTTGGTGACagtcacccccattttacagaccaagacactgaggcttagagaggaggAAAGTCCACCAAGTAGGAAAATACAAGGCAGGTCAGAATCCAGGTCTGACTGTAAGGGTGCCACTCTTTGAGGGTGACCCTGGGGCTCACTCTGGAACGCCCGTCTTGCCTATGAACAGTTCAGGCCGACGTCCAGTAAGCACAGAGCCTTTCGCCTGCCTGTCCTGCCTGTCAGGGGCCTTGGGTCCCCTCCCAACTCCTGCtaggtgacctcaggcaagtccttCTCCTTTCCGGGCCCTGGGCTCCCCTCCATGTGGGCCTGCGAGGGCCAGTTGTAAAGGAATTCTGAGCCTACCCCCAATCGGAACCCACCCTCCCCCCGCAGCCTGGCTGCACCCACCTCTCCTCACCGCGCCTGGGTTCTGGGTAACAGGGACTGATGGAGGCCAGCACAGCCCTGATTCACTGTGTGGCCCTTGCtgctccatgcctcagtttccctctccgTCTCGGGGGAGTCAATTAGATCACCCCAGCCTCATaggactggttaaaaaaaaaaaaaaactgaatggaGGACAAAGATCCTGTTTCTGGGGCAATTCCAAGGTTAGACAAATAGCACCTAGACGCCCTGAGCTGGGCAGACACTGGTCAGGTGGGGCAGGGACCTCTCCCTCCCATCACCACCACTCTGTATCAGTAGCAAcggcttcctatgtgccaggtccGGTTCGAAGTGCTTCGCCCGCCTGCGTCtttcttaatcctcacaacacccacTTTATAGACGAAGAAACAGGCCCAGTGAGAGGAATGCACTTTTCCCAAGTCACACTGTCTACTTCCCCGCTAACCACCCTCACACTTGGGCCAAGGCTCCTCCTCAACCCTTTCCCAAACTGGACTCTGAAAAGAAAGGGCTAAAAGTCCTGGGGCTCAGGGGTAACATTTCATGAAATCTTTAATGAAACTGGGGTAGGGGCACGAACAGAGGGGAGGGGCAATGGGCACAGGCTTGGGGCGAGGGAGATGGcagtggggctgggcagggggctcTCCTCTTTCCCGCAGCAACCCTCCCCCAATCATCCCACTGACAGGGGAGGGACGTAGGGAGGCAGAGCCATAAATATGTCCAGAATTCCAGAGAGACAGCGAAGGAGGAAAGGGGCGGCTGGGGATCTCAgagagggggcaggggcaggcccGGGCCGCCCTTGTCAGGGGGTCCCGGCTCCTTGGGCGGCCGTGGGGGCCCCGGAGGGTCCCCTGGCTTGCGGCCGTGCTTGCGGAAGTAGCGGTAGCGTTGGACGTAGGCGCGCACCAGGTTGCTCACCTTCACCGGGTTGATCTCCCCACTTTTGCTGTGGCAGATCTGGGGGGCAAGGGGCAGCTGCAGTCACTGCCAGTCCCCATGGTCCCCTGCACCTGGACtgctgagcacagctggggaCTGGGATGGGAACCCCTCCACCAAAATCCAGGCCAACATCCCTACTTGTCCCCCTGATGCCAGCAGAACAGGCCCAGGTGGGCTTGAGGCATCCTGTCACCCTCTCGCCTTCCAGAGTGACCCACTGCCCCTCTGTCTCCCCATCTCTGTACGCCTGTCTGCTCACGTCCATCACTCCGTCtcatcctctccccacctctgcGCATCTTGTCCCCCTCTGGGCCCCACCTTGTGGACGGCCTTCCTCAGGATGTCCTTGTACTCCTCCTTGGTGATGTCCTTCTTCTGATAATACGGCTTGATGGCCAGCTTCACCTCCTCTACTGCCCGCTCCTGCGTGTGCAGCTTCTTCAGATACTGGCGGGGGTGGCGACAGTGGGAAGAAGGGACAGCAAAGGCCAGGTGAGTTACTGCAGAACCCCTACCTCCACTCACCTGCCCACCAGCTCAGACTTCTTGACCATCCAGCTACTCCCAGAGGTGGAAATCCTGCTTAGGGTCTGCCCTGTTCTCCCCTTGCTACAGTCGCCCCAGAccccaggccaggcctgggccTCTCAATGTCACTAGCATCTCCTCCAGGCTGGACCCTGGGCTGTCCCAGGAGTCCATGACCAGGACCCATGTGTCCCCTGCCCTTACAGTCTGGTAGGGAGACAGACCTGAGCCAGGCGGCTGTTCCCTACCATCCCAGAGAAGATGGGGGCAGGTAAACTGAGGCCTGGGAAGGGCAGGACACCCCAGCCTTCAGGGCCAATATCTCCCATGAAACACAAATGCCAACTGTTGGGTGAGCTGCTGGGGGAGCCACGGCCACCCCGGGGGGACTCTTCAGGCCTCCCTAGCCCCACAGGAGTGGGTTTCTAAATATGCGGCCAAGAGAAAGGGATTGTGTCCTGCACCCGTCTCACACGGGGAGAGAGAGGACGTTGGCAGAGAACAGACAGGGCAGCCTCACTGGCGGAACAGGGACCTGCTGCTCGTCTCAGGGCCTGTACTGTCCCTGTCCCGCAGCCCATGGCACAGGCCATGGACAAGTACACATCAAAGCTGTGGCCCCACCTCCGTTTATACGGGGCTTATAACACGGGGGTTTGTTCTGCTTTCCTTCTGGCTCTGTATGTGGGGTGCGAAAAGGGTGAGCAGCGCCATCATCTGGTGACAGGGCCATAGCGACCAGCAACCAGACCCACCCAAAAGGTACACAGCCCCAAGGCCCAGGAGGAGGAGCCAGAtgtagtggggggagggggggcctgTTTGCCCTGCACCCATTCTTCCTCCCTCCGTCCAGGAACAGAtgcttgattttttgtttgtaaaCCATCCCGAGCCCCCCTTACACAAAAAGATCGGGGTGAGAGAGGTATAGATGACCAAAGAGTAGACTgtagtagatatatgtataaacatgCGTGTGTTTATATccatatctctttctttctttctctccctaccTCCATCCCATCTCTATACGAAATTCTTTAAAAACCTGTCTAGCACCGCTTTCCCAATCATCTAATCAAGTGAAAGTTTAGTTCCTTACAATTTAGTGATTTCAGTTTTATCTAAGTCCTCATCTGCTGGCATCAGTCTCTGGCATTCTCCTCGGGCCCCTGCATCTCAGTATCTGCCTGCGTTCTCTGCAAAACTGTCACCACTAACCCACCTCTCCCAAGCCCAGTTCACCTTGTCTGTGTCACCACGTCCCTCGGAGCTGCTGCTGCCCTCTCTCTTGTCAGACGCTGCAGCCAGcccagtgggggtgggaggggtagaGCCACAGCCCCCCAGGGGGAGGCTGCCAGGGAGCAGGTAGCTGGAGGGGCCAGGGGGCAGACCCAGAGAGGTGGGCACAGGAGCTGGCGTCACCCCCAGACTTGAGGGGGGCTTCCTGTGGCTGAGGATCTGTGGGAAAAGGTTGGAGGATAAGCAaagggaggtggaggggaggacgGAACATGTACCCCTATTCCCACCCTGATTTCCCAACAGTCCCAGAGGCAACAGGCTCCTCTTCTGGCAGATACCTTGCCCCAAAGCCTGCTGGGAGCTGAAGTTCCTCTCCTAACCCGAAACAGGGGACAAGAGAAGGGGCTGCGGGGACTCTTCCCCAAGGAAGCCCACCTGGTTGGTGGCCTGGATCAGCTCCTGGGCCTTTGCTCGGCTTGCCAGATTGGCTTCTTCCATCTTGAAGAGAAGTGCAGTCACTGCAGTAGGTGGAGAGTGGACGACAAGGATCGGGAGTTGACGCAAGAGAAGAGGGTGACCCTCACCCAGCCACGTGCCACCTCCCGCCCCGGGCCCCCAGACAGGCTATAAGGTCTCAGGCTCATAACTGGGAAAAGGGGCCTCAACCACCAAGAGAACCAGCCCCCACCCTGTATGTTCTTAGGACTCGAggtgtgtggggggcaggggtgggggtggcgtgtggccagggtcacacagtgacGAGTTGGTCCCGAGCCCCCATagcctctctccccagctctgcaGTCTAGCAAAGGCTCCTGCCATCCCGTAAGGGATACTGCTCCCTGCTCCCCGATTCCGGTCCCTCTACCAAGCCTACCCCAGTCTACCTCTAGGTGGACCCCAGGACACACCCCACTCCTCCAGTCTCTGCTCAACTGGCTGCCCGCTGCTCCCATCTGCCCAGTGCTCTCCCAGTGCACCCAAACATCGTGGAGCCTTCTGGACAGACCCTGACTGGCCCTTACCCACCCAAGGCCCTCCCAGTCCTGGTCACTATACCCACCCCTTCCAAGGTATCTCCACTGCCTCCAAGTTTGTCCCCACATGACCTCCTCCCTGATCCTGCCTGTCCACCCTAATGTGCCCCGGCCCCCCCAGGGGACACTCACAGGCCAGGACACCGCTGGTAGTGCAGTCTACACCAGCGGGCAGGTTCCAGGGCATGGGTGGGGGCAGCGTGGGCAGCTGGGAGACACGGGGGGCTGGTCCATCCTCCGCCCCCGAGTCGCCAGCCGTGGACCCCGCACTAGGGGCGGTGCTGGGAGCGGCCGCAGCCGTGCTGGTGGCCGTGCTGGTGGCCGGCtgctgctcctcctcctcctcctcctcctcctcttcctcttcctcctcctcctcctccgccccaCCTCGGACTCCAGCCTCCTCAGCGGCCTCTTCTGGCAGGAAGGAGACCTCAGGTGTCTTGCAGCTGCTATCCACAGTCTGCGAGTCGGGCGTGAGAGCAGGGGGTGGAGGGGCCGCCTTGGGGGGCGGGGTGCTAGGGGCCTTCGCTGCCCGCTCTTCCCCGGACCAGGAAGTCTCCTCAGCCCCTTTGGCTCCCGCCGCCTGGCTGCAGCTGTCCGCCTTGGACTTCTTCAGCGTCGCAGGGCCACTGCCGCCACCGCCACTGCCCCCACCGCTGCGGATCTTTTTCCTGGTCTTGGATGGCTTGGTCTTTCCCTTGGTCCCCTTGGCTTTCTTGGCCCCAGCCTTGGCCTTGACCTTGGTCTTTTTGGGCTTGGTGCTGCCCTGAGCTGCTTTGGCCACCTCAGTAGGGGCCCGCTCATCCGGCTTGAGGAAGGGGGAGCGGCTCTCTCGGTCTCGGCTGAACTTGACTCCGATGGAGCCCAGGCCAGCAGACGTGGCCTCCTTGGCTGATGTGGTGCTGCTGACACCCTCTCGGATCAGAACAGCCACCTTGGACTGTAGCTTCACCTTCCGGGAGGATgaggaggacgacgaggacgAGGAGCCTGAGCCGCTGCTGACAGGTGGCTTTGGCGGGGGCCCTGAAGAGGGCGCCAACTCCTTGGGGGGCCGGGCCTTCTTGGATGACCTGTCCCTGTCCCTATCTCTGTCCCTGTCCCGGTCCCGATCCCCCCCATCCAGTGCCTTCCGTCGTGATCCCTTCTCccgggaggaagaggaggaggaggccgcCCCAGAGCGGCGCCGGTCCTTCTCACTGCTCTTGCCTCCCCGCTCCTCGGCGCTCAGTCCCTCGGAGTCGTATAGGACCTCGCGCTTGGGCGATGAGGCCGGAGCCGGTGAGGGGCCTCGGGGGTCAGGCTTGTCCGGCCGGCCCACGGTGATGGTCCGCTTGATGGCAAAGAGATCGTGGTCCGTGAGGTCCTGGATGGAGGGCGGCACGGCCCCCCGGCGGCGGCTGTCTCGCTCTCCGCCCAAGGAGGTGGAGCCGGAGGGCGGCTGGGCCGGGGCAAGGCCCTTCTCACTGTCCCCAGACCGCTTCTCGCCCCGGGACCGCGAccgtttcttcttcttcttgctgCCGCCGCCATCCCGGTGCTTGCCGCGGTGCCGCTCGCGCCTGGAAGACGACGACGAGGAGGTGGCCGGGGGCGGGGAGTTcgagcgccgccgccgccgccttttCTCCCGAGACCGGGACCTGCGGCTGCCTCCGCGGCGCCGGTCGGTGCTCCGCGAGCGGCGGCGGGCGGAGCGGGACCGCGAGCGGCGGCGGGCGGACGACGAGGCGTGGGAGCCCGGCTTGCGGTCCCGGGAGCGGTGCTTCTTGGGGTCCCAGGGGGAGGCCGGGGCCGGCGGGGCGGGCTGAGCGCCGGAGGAGGACGAGGCGGCCTCCTTGGCCTCACCGCCGCTCCTCTTGCGCTCCCGCCTCGACTTCTTGCGGGTGGGCGGGCCAGTGGGGGCAGCGGAGGCGGGGGCGGCGGCCGGGGAGGGCGAGCGCTGCCGGTAGCGCTCGCGCCGCTGGGTCAGGATCTTGCGGCGCAGGTCCAGGCCGCCCCAGCGCGCGTCCGcggtgggcggggcgggggccggcTCCCCAAGGTCCACCTGCAGGGCGCCCTCGCCGTCGGACTCCGCGTGCAGAGACAAGAAGTCGTCCCCCTCGGGGGCCCGgggggcgggcggcgggggcgggggctgggccgCAGCGGGGGCCGGGGCCGCCGGAGGGGGTCGTGCGGCCCGGCCGCCGGCCCGGAAGAGGGAGAGCGCCATCCTGGGCTCCTCCTCAGGCTGGACAATCTCGCCCTCCTCAATCTCTGAATCGCCCGGTGGCAGCAGAGGGGGCGGGAGGGCGGCGCCACCGGCCGTCACCACCTCCACGGAGACCTTGCCTTCCCGACAGGCCTCCGCCTCAGTCCCCACCACAAAGACGCGCCGGCGGGTGGCTCCGTCGGCCCGGGTGGAGTCGGCCTGGGGCGGTGTGCCAGGGGCTGGAGTCggctgcaggggctgggggtccGGGCCCGGGCTCTCGTCACCTGGGAAGTCCTGGCTCAGGCTGTTGTCGTCGTAGATGCCCGCCAGGGTCTCTGAGATGCGGCTGATGCTCTGGGACAgggcttcctcctcctcttcttcctcttcttcctcttcctcctcttcctcctcctcctcctcctcctcaggtGAGGGGGTCCCCGCCGATGAGCTGGGGTTGGAGCCAGTGGGCTCGAAGGGGTCGTACTTCTGCTCTGGAGCAGGCGGTGGGGAATAGGCCTCGTCGGTGGGGTGGAAGGGGTCATAGATATCAAACCGGGGTGCAGGAGGGGCCGGGGGGGccggggg
It includes:
- the SCAF1 gene encoding splicing factor, arginine/serine-rich 19 isoform X2, which gives rise to MSVLSFRHLAPPCPAHQPLLQTLPRLHHQVTMEEEDESRGKTEESGEDRGDGPPDRDPTLSPSAFILRAIQQAVGSSLQGDLPNDKDGSRCHGLRWRRCRSPRSEPRSQESGGTDTASGQGGAPPGLFQVLDVAADGLLAGLVSILDPPDTWVPSHLDLRPGDEDMLELVAEVRIGDRDPVPLPVPSLLPRVRAWRTGKTVSPQSHSSRPTCARHLLTLGTGDGGPAPPPAPSSASSSPSPSPSSSSPSPPPPPPPPAPPAPPAPRFDIYDPFHPTDEAYSPPPAPEQKYDPFEPTGSNPSSSAGTPSPEEEEEEEEEEEEEEEEEEEEEALSQSISRISETLAGIYDDNSLSQDFPGDESPGPDPQPLQPTPAPGTPPQADSTRADGATRRRVFVVGTEAEACREGKVSVEVVTAGGAALPPPLLPPGDSEIEEGEIVQPEEEPRMALSLFRAGGRAARPPPAAPAPAAAQPPPPPPAPRAPEGDDFLSLHAESDGEGALQVDLGEPAPAPPTADARWGGLDLRRKILTQRRERYRQRSPSPAAAPASAAPTGPPTRKKSRRERKRSGGEAKEAASSSSGAQPAPPAPASPWDPKKHRSRDRKPGSHASSSARRRSRSRSARRRSRSTDRRRGGSRRSRSREKRRRRRRSNSPPPATSSSSSSRRERHRGKHRDGGGSKKKKKRSRSRGEKRSGDSEKGLAPAQPPSGSTSLGGERDSRRRGAVPPSIQDLTDHDLFAIKRTITVGRPDKPDPRGPSPAPASSPKREVLYDSEGLSAEERGGKSSEKDRRRSGAASSSSSSREKGSRRKALDGGDRDRDRDRDRDRDRSSKKARPPKELAPSSGPPPKPPVSSGSGSSSSSSSSSSRKVKLQSKVAVLIREGVSSTTSAKEATSAGLGSIGVKFSRDRESRSPFLKPDERAPTEVAKAAQGSTKPKKTKVKAKAGAKKAKGTKGKTKPSKTRKKIRSGGGSGGGGSGPATLKKSKADSCSQAAGAKGAEETSWSGEERAAKAPSTPPPKAAPPPPALTPDSQTVDSSCKTPEVSFLPEEAAEEAGVRGGAEEEEEEEEEEEEEEEEEQQPATSTATSTAAAAPSTAPSAGSTAGDSGAEDGPAPRVSQLPTLPPPMPWNLPAGVDCTTSGVLALTALLFKMEEANLASRAKAQELIQATNQILSHRKPPSSLGVTPAPVPTSLGLPPGPSSYLLPGSLPLGGCGSTPPTPTGLAAASDKREGSSSSEGRGDTDKYLKKLHTQERAVEEVKLAIKPYYQKKDITKEEYKDILRKAVHKICHSKSGEINPVKVSNLVRAYVQRYRYFRKHGRKPGDPPGPPRPPKEPGPPDKGGPGLPLPPL
- the SCAF1 gene encoding splicing factor, arginine/serine-rich 19 isoform X4; its protein translation is MSVLSFRHLAPPCPAHQPLLQTLPRLHHQVTMEEEDESRGKTEESGEDRGDGPPDRDPTLSPSAFILRAIQQAVGSSLQGDLPNDKDGSRCHGLRWRRCRSPRSEPRSQESGGTDTASVLDVAADGLLAGLVSILDPPDTWVPSHLDLRPGDEDMLELVAEVRIGDRDPVPLPVPSLLPRVRAWRTGKTVSPQSHSSRPTCARHLLTLGTGDGGPAPPPAPSSASSSPSPSPSSSSPSPPPPPPPPAPPAPPAPRFDIYDPFHPTDEAYSPPPAPEQKYDPFEPTGSNPSSSAGTPSPEEEEEEEEEEEEEEEEEEEEEALSQSISRISETLAGIYDDNSLSQDFPGDESPGPDPQPLQPTPAPGTPPQADSTRADGATRRRVFVVGTEAEACREGKVSVEVVTAGGAALPPPLLPPGDSEIEEGEIVQPEEEPRMALSLFRAGGRAARPPPAAPAPAAAQPPPPPPAPRAPEGDDFLSLHAESDGEGALQVDLGEPAPAPPTADARWGGLDLRRKILTQRRERYRQRSPSPAAAPASAAPTGPPTRKKSRRERKRSGGEAKEAASSSSGAQPAPPAPASPWDPKKHRSRDRKPGSHASSSARRRSRSRSARRRSRSTDRRRGGSRRSRSREKRRRRRRSNSPPPATSSSSSSRRERHRGKHRDGGGSKKKKKRSRSRGEKRSGDSEKGLAPAQPPSGSTSLGGERDSRRRGAVPPSIQDLTDHDLFAIKRTITVGRPDKPDPRGPSPAPASSPKREVLYDSEGLSAEERGGKSSEKDRRRSGAASSSSSSREKGSRRKALDGGDRDRDRDRDRDRDRSSKKARPPKELAPSSGPPPKPPVSSGSGSSSSSSSSSSRKVKLQSKVAVLIREGVSSTTSAKEATSAGLGSIGVKFSRDRESRSPFLKPDERAPTEVAKAAQGSTKPKKTKVKAKAGAKKAKGTKGKTKPSKTRKKIRSGGGSGGGGSGPATLKKSKADSCSQAAGAKGAEETSWSGEERAAKAPSTPPPKAAPPPPALTPDSQTVDSSCKTPEVSFLPEEAAEEAGVRGGAEEEEEEEEEEEEEEEEEQQPATSTATSTAAAAPSTAPSAGSTAGDSGAEDGPAPRVSQLPTLPPPMPWNLPAGVDCTTSGVLALTALLFKMEEANLASRAKAQELIQATNQILSHRKPPSSLGVTPAPVPTSLGLPPGPSSYLLPGSLPLGGCGSTPPTPTGLAAASDKREGSSSSEGRGDTDKYLKKLHTQERAVEEVKLAIKPYYQKKDITKEEYKDILRKAVHKICHSKSGEINPVKVSNLVRAYVQRYRYFRKHGRKPGDPPGPPRPPKEPGPPDKGGPGLPLPPL
- the SCAF1 gene encoding splicing factor, arginine/serine-rich 19 isoform X1, with the translated sequence MSVLSFRHLAPPCPAHQPLLQTLPRLHHQVTMEEEDESRGKTEESGEDRGDGPPDRDPTLSPSAFILRAIQQAVGSSLQGDLPNDKDGSRCHGLRWRRCRSPRSEPRSQESGGTDTASGQGGAPPGLFQVLDVAADGLLAGLVSILDPPDTWVPSHLDLRPGESEDMLELVAEVRIGDRDPVPLPVPSLLPRVRAWRTGKTVSPQSHSSRPTCARHLLTLGTGDGGPAPPPAPSSASSSPSPSPSSSSPSPPPPPPPPAPPAPPAPRFDIYDPFHPTDEAYSPPPAPEQKYDPFEPTGSNPSSSAGTPSPEEEEEEEEEEEEEEEEEEEEEALSQSISRISETLAGIYDDNSLSQDFPGDESPGPDPQPLQPTPAPGTPPQADSTRADGATRRRVFVVGTEAEACREGKVSVEVVTAGGAALPPPLLPPGDSEIEEGEIVQPEEEPRMALSLFRAGGRAARPPPAAPAPAAAQPPPPPPAPRAPEGDDFLSLHAESDGEGALQVDLGEPAPAPPTADARWGGLDLRRKILTQRRERYRQRSPSPAAAPASAAPTGPPTRKKSRRERKRSGGEAKEAASSSSGAQPAPPAPASPWDPKKHRSRDRKPGSHASSSARRRSRSRSARRRSRSTDRRRGGSRRSRSREKRRRRRRSNSPPPATSSSSSSRRERHRGKHRDGGGSKKKKKRSRSRGEKRSGDSEKGLAPAQPPSGSTSLGGERDSRRRGAVPPSIQDLTDHDLFAIKRTITVGRPDKPDPRGPSPAPASSPKREVLYDSEGLSAEERGGKSSEKDRRRSGAASSSSSSREKGSRRKALDGGDRDRDRDRDRDRDRSSKKARPPKELAPSSGPPPKPPVSSGSGSSSSSSSSSSRKVKLQSKVAVLIREGVSSTTSAKEATSAGLGSIGVKFSRDRESRSPFLKPDERAPTEVAKAAQGSTKPKKTKVKAKAGAKKAKGTKGKTKPSKTRKKIRSGGGSGGGGSGPATLKKSKADSCSQAAGAKGAEETSWSGEERAAKAPSTPPPKAAPPPPALTPDSQTVDSSCKTPEVSFLPEEAAEEAGVRGGAEEEEEEEEEEEEEEEEEQQPATSTATSTAAAAPSTAPSAGSTAGDSGAEDGPAPRVSQLPTLPPPMPWNLPAGVDCTTSGVLALTALLFKMEEANLASRAKAQELIQATNQILSHRKPPSSLGVTPAPVPTSLGLPPGPSSYLLPGSLPLGGCGSTPPTPTGLAAASDKREGSSSSEGRGDTDKYLKKLHTQERAVEEVKLAIKPYYQKKDITKEEYKDILRKAVHKICHSKSGEINPVKVSNLVRAYVQRYRYFRKHGRKPGDPPGPPRPPKEPGPPDKGGPGLPLPPL